The Macadamia integrifolia cultivar HAES 741 chromosome 3, SCU_Mint_v3, whole genome shotgun sequence genome segment TAGGCAAAGGACAGGAAATATGAATAACATACATTAAAGGGCAGTGTTACAGGATTACCACATGCATCAGGAATTAAAAGCAGCAAAGTTAATCCTTCCAAAGCTCTGAAGGTAAGCTGGATGTGACAAAATTCTCATATGCTCAGAATCAAAAGGCCAACAAACCTCTGCTCACTGCCTGGTTGTCTCTCCACCTTTGTTAGATATTCACCCAATTCCATTCAACATTATTGTCATCATCTTCTCGATACTTCCATTTATGTGTAGGCAGAAATCTTAGCACACAATCATAACAGAGAGATCCACTCATTGTTCTCCTTTTAAACATAAAAGAATTATATAACTCTTCTtaacattatatatataaaaacatCATCAAGCCAATAAACATGTAGGTGAGCTTCATAATCTCATGATCAAGTTATTGAATTCATAGTATGTGCGTCATGGATTCCGTGCTAGTTACTCCATGATCACAGATCCTTCAGTGGCTTTTCAAGGTAGGACAGGAAAAATAGGTCAACACTACTCCTAGTTGCAGCAATAAACAAATAGCTTCAACAGGTATAAAATGGATGAACAGTTGACCATGTCACTCACCCAATTATTCACCTCATGCTTTAAACCACACAGTATAAATTAACTAAGGAAGCCCACCTGACTTATAGACTCGCAGAGGTTCATTAGCTCAAAGAAACCTCAAACTTGCAGAAATGGAGGTCCGccctccaaaaagaaaaaaagaaaaaaaatattgctaAGTCAATGACTCCATTAGGAAAATGAACCAGAGTGCTCTAGCAAGGTCACAAATCTTCACACCTctcctctcccatttttttcacTGGAGAGTATACCTACAGGTATCTAAAATAACCAATCCATTGACGACGATGCGATCTCTAACTCTTCAAGTATTGCCTTGAAAACATTAAATCCCATTTTGGTGAAACAAGAAGTTAATGACAGTGAGATTTACTCTATCACATACCTCAGCTTTACATAACAATTTTAATGCTCATTTTTGTACTTGGACCTTTGTAATTAAATTAGATATTAAACCTAAAATGCATTAGATTGGATCAGAGTTTATCTCCTAATCCAATGCTAAAGGACTTCTTAGTTCTTAAGTCAATTATAATCATTTCAAGCAAAGTGTTTGGTAAGATGTCTTCACCCAATTTTAGCAGACAATAGTCCGTCCAATTATATAAATCTATTTAGTTTATAATAACTTTAAGCTATGTTCTGGTAAGATTTCCCCTTCAAATCCTAGCCAACTTTAACCCATACAAGGCTTTGAGCAGAGTGGACGATGGACACAAAGATTTATGTGAAAAATTACTCTCATTTTTTACTAATAAGAGCCATCAACTCAATCAAAGATGAGTGCTATGAAAGAATCACAGGTTCTTCTTGCTAAATCTCCCTTCACAGGTTCTTGGTCTCGAGGATGATGTCGAGTTCGTGGAGGCTTTGAGAATGAGATTTTTCCTCTGTGTCTCAGAACGTGGAATGGATCATATCGGGCATTCTAGAATGGGCCGCATTCTATAATGCATTCCAAAGCCCAAGAAAGAGAATGGATACCaaacactaggggtgtcaatttgtggcccaaACCggctaaaccgatcgggaccgaccgtttatagaccggcccggcccagaccgtttattaaacgtgtcgggcttgagcccggcccgtttataaatggtcggtctcggttttgctacttgaaccgtcgggcgtcctaccgagaccgaccgaataacgcccgaccgagaccggcctattgtgcaccgacttggcccgaccctttaatgattgtagaatacctattttaccccccaaattaaagaataaaaactaaaaagtaaatacatgtttacattttaaataatggttacattttgtatcatttattgatttattgccatttttttgggcttgcataagtgggccggaatataatagcacattttaaagagggcccgtttaaaaaccggttaaagcccgtttaacattaaacatgtccgtagcccggttaaggcccgactaaagcccgattgaggtggcccgattataacccgagaccgaccgaccgaatataaagtgtaccatgccctcaataactaagcccgattagttaaatgggcggacacggtgtagcctttgaaagtcttcaagcccgattaagcccgatcgaaaccgaaccggcccgaccggttgacacccctaccaaaCACTATATTTATTACTTCAGAATGTGTTCTAGACCTAGAATGTATTCCGAGAATGCATACCTAACACAACTTAAATCTCCCTCCAATAAATTAGTACGAGTACAAGAAACAGGGGAAGTCATATCTACATGAATTCAAGATCCTCTTCTTGTAGCTCCAAAACAATGGTAGCAAGGGCAAGTCTGTCTCCTGCCTCCTTTGCTCTTTTGGAATCTTATCCCATTGTTCCCCACTCAACATAGCAAGCTGGGTTGCCTCACATAAAGCCTCTGCTACTGGTTTTCCACTGCACAATAGAACAatctaataaaatataataaataactTACTGAATTTATGTTGTAACCATGCTGAACTTATATGTACACCATTTTCCAAATGGAGCATGCAAGTGGCATTTTCAGTTCATTGAAATGATTCTTTCTAAAAATTGATCACTATGTTGTCAGTCTCACAAGACAATAtgaaagaaattttcaatgaatCATGGTAACATAAGAATAGATGCAACCACTAACACATTCATTATTGGTTTCATCCAAAAAGTTTACAGGCCCATAATTAATGTCTTAAATGAGAAGGAACAAGCAAGTTGTCAAGATCTTCCAACCATGAAGCTCAAACCTCACATTCCATTATTTTAAATTAGACAACTAATAGATTGAACAAGATCTATATTTaatacaaaagagagagagagagagagagagagagagagagagagagagagagagagagagagagagagagagagattattaaacaactcctaaaaaaaaaaaaaaaaaaaaaaagttgaccaTGATAAATTAATTctttgttataaaaaaaaaaaataattaatcaaaAGCATAGAAAATTTGTTGGAACTCTCTCCTCTGTAATCTGAATTTCTTTAAGGCACATAGAACAAGCCTCAATGTGCAAGGCACAAACATCAAGTGTGACTTCATGAGGTGTGAAGCTCAGCCTCAAGGGCCTGAAACTCATTGGATATGCCTAATGAGTCCTTGAAACTAACCCTGACAATAGCCTCAAAGGTTTGAAATTGTGAACCTCTGCCAATTGGAAGATATCCCAATCAAGAAATTTTAGGACAACCGAAAACATAATATCTTTATATTACCACCCATAAGGTAAGACAAAGTAAAATGGAGGAAAACATTTTGTTATACAACACTTACTGGAATAACTGAAGCTTAAAGAAACAACCAACCTGGATGTCAATATTCTGAATCAGTGAAACGAGGTGCGCAAACAATAGCATCCTCTTCGAAAACACCTTCCTTGTAAGCATGGAGATGAACTTTTCCATCCTTTAGTGCATTAGGGTATAATGGCAAATCACCACCAAGGACTGCATTCAAGTAGCTGCTCAAGTCACAGGATTTGTTAAAAAAATGCTTGgaacttgaaacttgaaagtaaCAATTAAAGCTTGTAAATAGTTCAACTATATGCACTCATATTCAATCCATGTCTTCATCTTAGCAACCAGAGATTTTACTATCACAGTAAGTGACAACCGCTATATAGAACAGACAACTGATACCAATTAAGTTATAACCGAGTCATAACCCTAAGCATTCAGAGGAACTCGTTTTTCCTGTCTTGTTAATActaaattattataggaaggaATTGTCATAGTAAGCATAGCTATGAGAAACATTCACCAAGAAGATTGTATTTCCATCAAAATAGTATATAATTTAGCACTATATAGTAGAAAAAGATTTAGTTTTCCTTGCTTTAAGTGTCACACTTACAGAAAGAACATAAAATCACAACTTTTATGAAAAATTGTTTAAGCAGTCACTTTGTCAgcctaactaaaaaaaaacagcCATTACACATTAAACACTAAAATAAGAACTCAATTTTACATGTATAGAACAGAAATATTGGCAAGTAAAAAAGATGAATAGGCCTGCCTCTAGACCCTCCAATTGGACAGCAGAAAAGTAGCTTGCATCATGTAAGAGTGCCCCATGTTTAAAACATTTCAATAAAGCTCTTGATTCCCTTCCCCTCCACCACATAAatcatgataaaaaaataaataaaaaataaacatggtATGCTCAAATTCCCACTGGTATATAATCATTGGTGCAATCCAATGACCATAAAGGTACATAATACAATTTCACCTTCGAGATGTGAATACAATAGCTCCAAATGCAACCCTAATATCAGAAGAggctgaaaaatcgtttggattcttattttttcatttcacaGAGAGTAGGGAAATCATTTCACCCTTCCTATGTCTGGATGTAGGCTCCACGGAACTTGGCAGGcttatttttcccttatttaaGGTTATTCTCTGTTTACATGTTCTGATACCAATATggaatattataaaatataaaattattttaattaagtAGCAACATGTCGTTATTTGCATCTAGAATGGTATTAttgtattattatatatttgtaaATTAAACCTTCATATATTATTATACTGACAAACAATAGTATAATTCCCATTTTTGCATGATTTTGTCACTTTTAAGTTTTATTTGATCtcttacaaaaacaaaaacaaaaacaaaaaactaaaaaaactaaaaaaaatttggtcATATATATTactaccttttttctttttctttttaaatatggGTAAAAATAATATTTCTCTTTATACTGTAGTTGGATAAAGGTAAGTCTCTACTATCTTCCTTAATTTAATCGTTTTCATGGGTGAAGGGTCAAATGgttacaaaaatatttttcaacttGAATTCAaggattttaatttaaaatataataataataataataataataataataataataataataataataataaacaagtaCCATGGGGATGGAACCCATAATCTCAAGGTTCAAGTTCCTTGTATAGGTGGGGAAGTGTAGGTAAGGACAAGGGATAGGGGCGTCTTTTCACTCGAGCAGCGTTATAGATATAAGCAGAAACCTTTAGAACTCCAATCTCAAAACTCTATGACCGCCATTAGGGAAACCTTACTGCATGCCCTTCTTCTCTTATGATGGCCGCCGTTAGGAAACCCTTGCtgtttgcccttcttctttttaCCCTCCATAGCTGTCGTTAAGGAAATTGCCCTTCTTTTATAGTTACAACGATCATCGTTAGGAAAActgcccccttcttcttctcttcctctctaattaCAATGGCCATCATTATGGAAATTGTCCCTCTTCTTCACCCATCAAGCTAGCCGCACTTCTagtctcccttcttctcccttcttacAATGACGAGTACTAGCGTTTCATGTGATAGACAAATAATTTTTGGGCACGAGAGGCTTATAATCTTTGTGCATGCATGGGACAAATATGGCAAGTAAGAAAAGAGTGAAAGCTAAACCAAAGACAAAACCAAAGATGCTAAAGAACAAATGTCATGTTCCACTTCCTATCCCAACGGAACTAGGATCAAAAcatttgatcttaattttttttttttcaaattacaaaaattaagaAGAATAGTAAAAAGTTTCATTTTGTAAAAATACTATTTCTCATTATAGTGTAACTTGATAAAGGTCAGTCCCtactttcttcctttatttaattGCTTTTTGCGGaggaagggtaaaatagttattatttatttatttattattattattttttttgaatccaagaaatttaataaaatacatAAGCAAGTTCGATGGGATCGAACCTAGAATCTCAGGGTTCAAGTGTCTTACGTACATGGGGAAGTGTATTTAAGGACAAGGGCATTTTTTCGTAGGCAGGGGCAAAGGCGTATTTTCACTCCTTATCACTATAgaggaaagataactaatattgaaaccaatgaataactaattactaagaaaataactaatcttcaaatcacaaaatgaacctaCTATCCAATTATTCATTTAACTAtacaactaattttgtataatGAACAAGGAGATCAATAGGAGGATTgatacaatttacaaatcaatttccctattcataacctcatattcattgatttgtgaGAATTCGCCTTACAACaacaaatattctcactaatattatgAAAAATGGGTAACCAGTTCACCTATTTATAACCTCATAGTCACTTATTTTTGTTATTGGGTtcatttggtttcgatttggttattggttggtttggtttgattcgattttcAGTCTAAAATCAATCCAATAGATCGGTGTGGTTTGGTCTAGGTTTTTTTACTAGTTTTATCAGTtcaggctaggttttgacacccttggGCGTGACGTTGAAAATAAAGGACCTATGTTATTTGTTTTAGACTTCATGGTCCATTAagttattttggttattaattttgGGTTGGGTATTTAAAATGGGTCATATGGCTGAATACAattatatcatactatcatataaATGCGTGAActcattcagaaaaaaaaaaaaaaggtgcataAACTCATATTTGTGGCAAatctttttataataaaaacacTCTCTCCTATAATATTTTGGATGATCAATTTCGTAAAAATATACTTTCTTTATAAAACTAACGATatcttttaattatttattttttcttctaaatctcacttccaactttctttttctcatgCGCATTCTCTTTTGGATTCATAgcattaagggcccgtttggtaatgtttcaagaaacgtgtttctgccgtttcacttgttttcagaaacagaaattgaaaattttacctatttatggttctagAAACACCTCAGACGAAACAAGTTAAACTTGTTTTtgtgtttctggaaacgactacCATcaacgaaacaagttgaacttgtctCACGTTCGGGAGAGCTCATCCCATAATGAACTCATCCTCTCCACCACCATCACCTGCGACGCTTCCATCTCCTTCGTTGCTGCCCTCGCTGGATTTCTAGGAGAAGCCAATGAGAGACTCGCTAGGATGAGAGACACCTGCGATGCTTCCATTGCCTTCGTTGCCACCCTTGCTGGATTTCTGGGAGAAGCCGATGAGAGACTCCCTGTGGTGGTAGGGGCTGACGTGGAGGTAGTTCAATGGACTTCAGATGGGCAATTTCTAGAAGAAATCGAGGACGCTGTGAAGGTTCTTTTGCAGGGTCTGGGGAAGGATTCCAATAGGGAAGGTCTTAAGAAGACTCCACTTCGCATTGCCAAGGCTCACGACGACGGCATTGCAGTGGCCTCGGGTGCCCGCGGCCATGGTCCCGGCCTCAGTTGTCTTGTTTGGTCAGAGATCGCCATTTAAACCCCAACTAGCTAAAGCTGCTTCACTGAAATAGAACAGACTGTTCAAAtcattatcaaacaccttcttttctgtttctgtttctacaAACGGTAATTtccgtttttgctgtttcttgaaacagaaacggcagaaacattatcaaacgggccctaagtgaATCATATCGCTTCGATTTCAAAGCACTGTGATTGATTGATTAAAGGTTTAAacctgaatatatatatatatatatatatatatatatttctttatgAAGTTTGAGTCATCTCTCCATATCAGATATACAgtgaaacaaaggaaagaaaagatgtATGGTATTTCACCTCTGCTTGATTTAGTCGTCAAATCTCCTCAAACCCTAGAGAAACCCTACTTCCCCTCTACCTCGCTAGCCATCCTAATCCCATATTCCCTTCTATCAACAATCAAGATTTCCCCCCAAAATGAAGAGATAAGATGAATatttaagggtattttaggatttaaaaagaaaaaaaaatctttgggaTACATGAGCAACCTTTTAAAATTGGGATCGGATCGATGAAGTTCAGTATTGATTCGATTGGAATTAAGAACCATGTGCATGAAAACTAGCTTAGCCTAATGGTGGCATTGTTGGCTCTTGGAAGTTGTGAGATCGAACCTTGTCATATTCGGGTTTATGTGGATTGatctaggggtgaaagtttagCCCTGACAACCCATACCTACCCTGGCAcaccctgagcccgaacagCGTTTGGGCCAAAATTTTGACCCtaagggcgggttagggttgaaaaacaccaACCCAACCCGGTCCGAAATTGAACCTTGcatctttataatagaaattaggacttcaataggtattttatttttctataattttttaatatatgagacataaatggaaaaaacatgtcaatcaagtttaatccaaccattatagaagccaaggtcaacccaacccggccctgatagggtcaattagggtcagattgggttggtatgaaccccgCAGGGTTGGGCTTAAACATGAACCCAACAGGATTGGATTGAccttgggttgaattttgaggaccaagggttgggttagggttttaagaaacatggcccaacccgaccctgtttcacccctagatGGACATGTATGGGAGTAAGTGGCCCTTGACCATACTAGTGCACAATAGGTTGGCCAATACAATGGTCTTCCACATTAGTAAAACTTGTGGTTTTCCATCCCTTTACCTTTACTTGGATGCAGTAAATTAACAATCTTGGTAGGGTTCTTACATACTATTTAAGATCTAATGTGTCAGATAAGTTGATACAATTTTCATCATCCTATCAAGAACATGTTTAACATGTTAATCCACACTCCAAATGCTTTTTTTTATACTCACGGTGTCCGAATCTTTGACCCGACTAGTCCTTAGGATCACTGTGATACTGTTTACATAGGATCAGGTCAGTCCGAGACGGAAACTCTTGTGTcgtggccccaagaagttaaGTTCAATGGTGAAGGTTTGATCACGGACGGAATATCATGTCCCCTCCAAACCAGCTGCGCTGATCCCTTGGGGTTTAAACACATATCAAATGGTTATGATGTCTAATTTGACATCTAATATATTATGGTTTGTCCTGATTTCTACATGaataatttgttcttcaattccTCCTTCCCCATCCCCACCAGGCCACCCTTCTCTCCAAAAATGGAAGCTCAAAAAAAGGCAAAAGGGCAACATGACACCTAACAAACTTGCAGACCACGGGAGAAGTTGACTAATGATTTATGATCAGAGCCCACCTATTTGGTCATCTGTGGCTGAAATGATTACTTGATATAAAATTCCCTAAGAAATGTCCCACTTACCTAGTAATACTAGGCTCCCCATAGGTAACTTTAAACTATTTCTCAATTTATCAGATGGTCTTTCAGGTCTCATTCAGTCCCCTGGCTCCcaccagagaaaaaaaaggctttAACCAAATGGGTAGGCCATTGATTAGAAAAGTTCTTTATCAATCTTGACTGAGTCAATTCTAGGGCCAATTAAACCTTGAAGACAGACATTTCATGGGTAACTCAAGCGGACAGCATCAATGAATTGGTCTAATTCATCAAGATCTTGCTTAAATTCATAATTACAGGAAATATCAACCACCATGGCCAATGGGAAAATTAGATGATCAGTTCATAGTAACAGCAATGGAGGGATATAAGCATCATATGTGTACCACTTTTTGGACACAACATTGAAAGCTACTGATAGAAAATAACTTAAATAGGATACCCTAATTAATTGAATAGAATGATAATGAAAGTATATGGGGGtaagaaaggaaatagatacCATAGGTAATCATATAGGGAAGgacatttttaattaaaatagaCTTACAGTGACTTTTGCAGAAGAATAATTTATAATATAATAACTGTTACCTCTTCAATAATTTCAAGGAAAAATGCCTCATAAAAtgcatctttttcctttttcttttttttttttttttgggggggtgggggtgtggggtgGGAGTTGGTGCTGTCAAGTATCTGTTGTCATTCCCATCCAATCTCTTTTTTTAGCTGTAATTCAGTCTCAGATGCACATCATTGCTTCATTTCTTCATCTCATCTGCAGGTTGTTTCATCTGTTTTCCCATGGAGAGGGAGATAGACTAAAGGTTCCCAAGAGTTCAAGAACTTTTGTGCATATGGGTCTCCATTACCAAGTCCAATATATTTTGGTACAAAAAATAATTCCAATGTTAGGTTTAGATGAATGTGGGGAATACCAACAAAGTTGACACCCTTAACTTGTTTAAATGAGGATGATGACAGATGGGTGGATGCAAATGTAGTCTAATTTACTTGTAAGACTTTCCAGTAGAAAATCATGATGTGCTCTTCAAACTCTGGTTCAAGGAACTTTGTTACATATCAACAGCAGAGTTGCATTTCATGTTATTCTATACTGAAAGTCTGAAACCTGCTCAAATTGTCAGTCAGTAACATCTAAAGATCCATGTTCCACATGTCCCAACTCTTGTAAATTTGAACTCAACCCAACCAGTAAGGAGTAGATCTCTTTGGCTTGAGGATGCAACCTCCCACCTGCTATAAACTCATAAACCACCCCATTTACCTCAATGAGACTGCATCCAGGTTCCCTCCTTATGTGCTTCTCCTTCATGGACTGCCTAGTATTGACAGCTTCTGTGAAGTGACCAGCAGTTGCGTAAGCATTCGACAAAAGTATATAGCTGCCGCTATCAGCTGAATCCAATTCAATTACTGTCTTTGCTGCCCTTTCCCCCATCTCTATGTTTCCGTGATTCCTACATGCGGAAAGCAAGGAACTCCATATAATAGCATCTGAATTTACTGGTATATTTCTAATTAGTTCTTCGGCTTCATCAAGAAGCCCCGCACGGCCAAGAACATCAACCATGCAACCATAATGCTTGATTGTTGGAGTGATCTTGTATGTCCCAGTCATCAAGGAGAAAACTTCCTTTGCTTTACTGACCAGGCCTGAATGGTTGCAAGCAGTTAGAACACCAAGAAAACTAACATCATCTGGTCTCAAATCAGAGGATTGAAGCCTTGAAAATAATTGAATTGCTTCCTTCCCATGGCCATTCATTGCAAGGCCCAAGATCATAGAGTTCCAACATGATAGCCCTCTGTTAGGGATGGTCTCAAACACTCGAAGGGCCTTATCGATGCTCCCACACTTGCAATACATATCAACAATTGCAGTAGAAACAATAGTATTTACATTAATCTTATTCTTTTCTATATAAGCGTGAACCCACTCTCCTATTCCCAGAGCTCCTAAGCTAGAGCAAGCTGACAATAAGCTGACTAATGCAAACTCATCCGGCttgattctttccttttgcattAGGTGAAACAGATCCAATGCCTCCTTTAACTTTCCATTCCTAACATACCCACTAATCATAGAATTCCAAGATACTCTGCTTCTCATCGGCATTTTATCGAACAACTTTCGTGAGTCATCAACTTGCCCATTTTTAGCAAGACCCATAATCATGGAATTCCAAGCAACAACATCAAAGCTCGAATCCTCATCAAACAGACGCGAAGCTTCAATCAAATAGCCACAATTCGCATACATGAAGATGATTGTGTTTCGAATGAAGGGATCGGATTGGAGCCCGAGTTTAAGAATCCTTCCATGGAGCTGAGCTCCATTATGGGCTAGACCCATTTGAGCAAAGGCTTTGAAGAGTGAAGGGTAGGTGAGTCTATGGGGTGCAATGGGTGAAAACTGCAACATGTcaatgaagagagagatggcAAGTTGAGGTGTGGAGCTCTGGGAGAAGCCTCTGATAATGGTGTTCCAAGCAAAaaggtttggattttggatttgggAGAAGACCAAGTAGGCGTAATCAATGTCGCCAGCCGGGGAAGTGGCGGAGAAAGCGAGGACACGACTGGCGGCAATTGGGTGTTTGGCTAGACCAGTCTTGATGAGGTGGGCATGGAGCTTATGGAGGTCTGACATGGTGGTGCATCTTTTCTCTAGCATGGAGAGGGATTGGTGGTCTGAGATGAAGCTGGAGCTGGAAGGTGAAGGAAGTGCACAGCAATATGGCTGCATCTCTTCAGTTGGAGTTTCATGTTACTGGCTAGTAACGACCCTATCTCTTTACCTCAAACAGTCTCAGGACACGATGAGGGTGGAGAGGATGTTTGGATTTGGCCATTTGGGGACTGATTTCCAAATTGTCATGATACCATAGGAAAGGGATACTTAGGGCCTAGGTGTCAAACGGTGCGGTTTTAATTATTTGGTacgatttatattttgataaagtAAAATCGAATAgatagaaataaattaaaattaaaatcattttcATCTAGTTTCGATTTTAGTGGTTTCTAATCCGTCTTTATTAATCAGTTCATAACTATTTTATATGCGATTAAtagtatcatttcataaaatgGATTGCATTCTACAGCTAGTGTGAATCCTAGATATTCTAAACTTCCTAAAGAATCAAGATAATATACTTTTATTTTGCcaaggacaatatactttctatgtaaaataCTACATAGAAGATAACTAATTATctatgatcctagaaattagaaaatcaagaggtgtgattgtgtgaaacTAAAACTCCCTTCTTGGTTAGtactctactttttttttttttttttcctccttttttttcttagagatccatcaaaattcaaaacactttaagtctttaatagTAGGTGTCAGTTAACCATCGGTTTTTCAATTCTGAACCGAATCAAACTGAAATTATGGCCTATAAACCAAAATCGGATCAATTTACTATGGTGCAGTTCGGTTCAATTATAACTGGTCGATTTCGGTTCtgataaatggtttcggttatattttgacacccttaggggTACCACAAAACTGTAAAATGTAATACTCTAGATAAATCTTTTTTTGATCTATCATCCTATTGAGTGCCACATGGCTAGCCTATTGCATAAAAATCTTCTGCGGTGAGGTAGCGAGCGGCAGTgggatccaatggttggggtgTATGTTGGGCACTCCCAactgttggatcctcactgccacTCAACACAGAGGATTTAAACCCTAGCCTATTGGGCGTTGCTAGTAGGCCAATGGCCACCTACCCCTATATATACATTACTCACTCACACATGTATATGACAATGTTTGATCCCATAACCTCCTCCTTCGGATGCCACTCTTGAAGTTGAATGTAATGCTTTGGAGAACAATAATAGGATACCGCATAAGCTTTTGCGTATATTGATGTGCCGCTTAGGCTTATAATGAAGTGCCATAAGTCTCTTAGGTCTAATGAAActctcaataaaataaaatctactACTACATTATTCTAGCATACATTTAATGTgtcatatgattgatgatttagTGGGTCTAGTAACACATCAAT includes the following:
- the LOC122073343 gene encoding pentatricopeptide repeat-containing protein At2g42920, chloroplastic, with translation MQPYCCALPSPSSSSFISDHQSLSMLEKRCTTMSDLHKLHAHLIKTGLAKHPIAASRVLAFSATSPAGDIDYAYLVFSQIQNPNLFAWNTIIRGFSQSSTPQLAISLFIDMLQFSPIAPHRLTYPSLFKAFAQMGLAHNGAQLHGRILKLGLQSDPFIRNTIIFMYANCGYLIEASRLFDEDSSFDVVAWNSMIMGLAKNGQVDDSRKLFDKMPMRSRVSWNSMISGYVRNGKLKEALDLFHLMQKERIKPDEFALVSLLSACSSLGALGIGEWVHAYIEKNKINVNTIVSTAIVDMYCKCGSIDKALRVFETIPNRGLSCWNSMILGLAMNGHGKEAIQLFSRLQSSDLRPDDVSFLGVLTACNHSGLVSKAKEVFSLMTGTYKITPTIKHYGCMVDVLGRAGLLDEAEELIRNIPVNSDAIIWSSLLSACRNHGNIEMGERAAKTVIELDSADSGSYILLSNAYATAGHFTEAVNTRQSMKEKHIRREPGCSLIEVNGVVYEFIAGGRLHPQAKEIYSLLVGLSSNLQELGHVEHGSLDVTD